The Carassius gibelio isolate Cgi1373 ecotype wild population from Czech Republic chromosome B22, carGib1.2-hapl.c, whole genome shotgun sequence genome window below encodes:
- the LOC127987447 gene encoding UBX domain-containing protein 6-like, whose protein sequence is MKKFFDDIKKDIKFKSAGPGNKLTEDSSSKPQAPQVPRGAPRKAPTDGAHRAGAAALARIEQQQQHRPKVQTSQDAIRNQVKRELEAEAAATAASLKNTDVEGACVPQKDPSCFSVPGVFFICPLTGKTLTKTEKEMHIKEAILMRFSEDAIEASIMMIHTFNKDKERVKAAVDIISKYIENICKNPTEEKYRKIKLSNKVFQEKVSGIEGSREYLQALGFERTTLPVDAEDRTEEFLVLPAQESETLEQMKAHVEQLQKGEPLRAKLDRQPQVFRPSQHATDFQLPPDFYNLTAEELKREQQQKSEVVERNAMLRTKAMREKDEERERRKHNYALLRVRLPDGNILQGTFLAWERVAALYQFVRDSLENGWQPFELMAPGGQKLKDDEELALNECNLAPAALLTFSWDAAVQADIAAAGGKTAVLLKSALFENIKTLS, encoded by the exons ATGAAGAAGTTTTTCGACGACATTAAGAAGGATATAAAATTCAAGTCCGCAGGGCCTGGAAATAAACTGACAGAAGACAGCAG CTCTAAACCTCAAGCCCCACAGGTTCCTCGTGGAGCGCCCAGAAAAGCGCCCACTGATGGCGCGCACAGAGCCGGGGCCGCGGCCCTCGCCAGGATCGAGCAACAGCAACAGCACCGGCCGAAGGTGCAGACGTCCCAGGATGCCATAAGGAATCAGG TGAAGCGAGAACTTGAAGCAGAGGCGGCTGCCACAGCGGCCAGTCTGAAGAACACCGATGTAGAG GGGGCCTGTGTTCCACAAAAGGATCCATCCTGTTTCTCAGTGCCGGGTGTTTTCTTCATCTGTCCTCTCACTGGAAAAACCTTAACAAAGACTGAAAAAGAGATGCACATAAAGGAAGCCATTCTAATG AGGTTCTCAGAGGATGCGATTGAGGCCTCCATTATGATGATTCACACCTTTAATAAAGACAAAGAGAGAGTAAAGGCTGCCGTTGACATCATTAGCAA GTACATCGAAAACATCTGTAAGAATCCGACTGAGGAAAAGTACAGGAAGATCAAACTTAGCAACAAAGTGTTTCAG GAGAAGGTCAGTGGGATTGAAGGATCTCGCGAGTATCTTCAGGCGTTGGGATTTGAACGCACCACGCTGCCGGTGGACGCCGAAG ACAGGACTGAGGAGTTCCTGGTGCTGCCGGCGCAGGAATCAGAGACTCTGGAGCAGATGAAGGCTCATGTGGAGCAGCTGCAGAAGGGCGAGCCGCTCAGAGCGAAGCTGGACCGTCAGCCGCAGGTCTTCAGACCCTCACAGCACGCCACAGACTTCCAGCTTCCTCCAGACTTCTACAATCTGACCGCAGAGGAACTGAAAAGAGAACAGCAACAGAA GAGTGAAGTCGTGGAGAGAAATGCAATGCTGCGAACGAAAGCCATGCGTGAGAAAGATGAGGAGAGGGAGAGAAGAAAGCACAACTATGCGCTCCTGAGAGTGCGCTTACCGGATGGAAATATACTCCAGG GCACTTTCTTGGCGTGGGAGAGGGTGGCAGCGTTGTACCAGTTTGTGCGCGATTCTCTGGAGAACGGATGGCAACCCTTTGAGCTGATGGCACCCGGAGGACAAAAACTAAAGGATGATGAGGAATTGGCTCTGAATGAGTGCAACCTG GCCCCAGCAGCTCTGCTGACCTTCTCATGGGACGCCGCAGTGCAGGCAGACATCGCCGCCGCTGGAGGAAAGACTGCTGTTCTGCTTAAATCTGCACTGTTCGAGAACATCAAGACCCTGAGCTGA
- the LOC127987446 gene encoding chromatin assembly factor 1 subunit A yields MVVVMLAAEEPLASTPRRGMNCVGKANANKKLVQARLPFKRLNPEPKECNEPKRTKVPVAPKSSEPSVSDGENETDRSSTPLHHGPALVNGRGPLDCFMSRQKHSPDHSGPEATVDLTEDSNDAVTQQPAPPVANTCPLSEVTTNNATEPTVPLKNNEMEEDEDALPLLDITQDSDTEEEEQKEAEVSHGNESVLSTESTSSLSAVESSPEPSKSAPTTPPSIDAVSKMKRRSLKSVQEQEEKRQRKEEKERQKEEAKAAKERKKEEARKLKEEKEREKREKKEKDEKERREKKEREEKEKAEKLKAKEEQRQMKIEAKLEEKRKKDEEKRLKEEKERIKAEKAEITRFLQKPKTQLAPKTLASACGKFAPFEIKANMSLAPLTRVQCEDAVLEELDHYLAQPDSTLNGLKDWTGHKPRSSGPTRPSHSAVRDCVVITDSQKADDVPDRHRYGRMKLLQFHDNYRPAYWGTCCKKSTHISPRCPLRLDKELLDYEVDSDEEWEEEEPGESLSHSEGDDDDEGGDDDDDDDGFFVPHGYLSEGEGALEEDEEGGDPEKQKVRQRMKAREWENELMSKGKVRVLEAVVRGCLWDGEEPALDLLQPYAICMLEPLPRDEPRTPEQDLSRQQRNEKLLSQLLPLLHGNVNSSKVIINEFLEFCRQQASSPTGSFTDNVPARIHIRRIIKENAVYEKRSTYRRCCWYVHPEVLARHSQEALPVPCQWTYLTSGAQITRDEHAGSQGNSPTASSSTTPSNKRKSASSHSITKYMKKCGDSEQTEAMETDGFQADTEDDEDDDCIIIGEQSGSSEQDANTSLQQTERETEPMDTNASETAALALPCLTPATA; encoded by the exons ATGGTGGTCGTGATGCTCGCGGCCGAAGAGCCTCTGGCCTCCACACCACGAAGAG GCATGAACTGTGTGGGTAAAGCTAATGCCAACAAGAAGCTTGTTCAAG CACGTTTACCTTTCAAAAGGCTCAACCCAGAACCCAAGGAATGCAATGAGCCCAAAAGAACCAAAGTTCCAGTTGCCCCCAAGTCTTCTGAACCCAGTGTGTCAGATGGAGAAAATGAAACGGACAGATCCTCCACCCCACTGCATCATGGCCCAGCGCTGGTTAATGGCCGCGGACCACTTGATTGCTTCATGAGCAGACAGAAGCATTCCCCGGACCACTCTGGCCCTGAAGCCACAGTCGACCTCACTGAAGACTCAAACGATGCTGTCACACAGCAGCCTGCTCCTCCAGTTGCTAACACCTGCCCCCTTAGTGAAGTAACAACAAATAATGCCACAGAACCAACCGTGCCACTGAAAAACAACGAgatggaggaggatgaagatgcCCTTCCGCTGCTGGACATCACTCAGGATTCTGACActgaggaagaggagcagaaggAGGCTGAAGTCAGTCACGGGAATGAGTCTGTGCTGTCGACCGAGTCTACCAGCTCACTCTCAGCGGTAGAGAGCTCGCCAGAGCCCAGCAAGAGTGCACCCACCACCCCGCCCTCT ATTGATGCAGTTAGTAAAATGAAAAGAAGATCCCTTAAG AGTGTCCAAGAGCAGGAAGAGAAGCGGCAACGAAAGGAAGAGAAAGAGCGCCAGAAAGAGGAGGCCAAAGCTGCCAAGGAGAGGAAGAAAGAGGAGGCCCGCAAACTAAAAgaggagaaggagagggagaAGAGGGAAAAGAAGGAGAAAGATGAAAAAGAGCGGCGGgagaaaaaggagagagaggagaaagaaaAGGCAGAGAAACTAAAAGCTAAAGAAGAGCAGCGGCAAATGAAAATCGA AGCCAAACTGGAAGAGAAGAGGAAGAAAGACGAGGAAAAACGGTTGAAGGAAGAGAAGGAA CGAATCAAAGCTGAGAAGGCTGAGATAACACGGTTTCTACAGAAGCCCAAGACCCAGTTGGCACCAAAG ACTCTGGCGTCTGCTTGTGGGAAGTTTGCTCCCTTTGAGATTAAAGCGAACATGTCTCTAGCTCCACTGACTCGAGTGCAATGTGAAGACGCTGTTCTAGAGGAACTGGACCATTATCTTGCCCAACCTGACAGCACTCTTAATGGACTGAAGGACTGGACTGGGCACAAACCTCGCAGTTCAGGTCCAACCAGGCCCAGTCACAGTGCAGTAAG AGATTGCGTGGTCATAACTGACAGCCAAAAGGCAGATGACGTCCCAGACCGTCACCGTTATGGGCGCATGAAACTCCTGCAGTTCCATGACAACTACCGTCCAGCTTACTGGGGGACCTGCTGCAAAAAGAGCACTCACATCTCTCCGCGCTGCCCACTTAGACTGGACAAG GAGTTGCTGGATTATGAGGTGGACAGTGATGAAGAGTGGGAGGAAGAGGAGCCAGGAGAATCTCTGTCACACAGTGAGGGG GATGATGACGATGAAGGAGGAGATGATGACGATGACGATGATGGGTTCTTTGTGCCCCACGGTTATCTGTCTGAAGGGGAAGGAGCACTTGAGGAAGATGAG GAGGGTGGAGATCCAGAGAAGCAGAAGGTGCGTCAGAGGATGAAGGCGCGTGAATGGGAGAATGAGCTGATGTCTAAAGGGAAGGTGAGGGTGTTGGAGGCGGTGGTCCGCGGCTGCCTGTGGGACGGGGAAGAGCCTGCGCTGGACCTCCTTCAACCGTACGCTATCTGCATGCTTGAGCCTTTACCCAGAGACGAGCCACGCACCCCTGAACAGGACCTCTCACGCCAACAGAGGAATGAGAAAC TGCTGTCACAGCTGCTGCCCTTGCTGCATGGGAATGTGAACAGCAGTAAGGTCATAATCAATGAGTTCCTGGAGTTCTGTCGCCAGCAAGCATCCTCGCCCACAGGAAGCTTTACTGACAACGTCCCAGCCAG GATCCACATCAGGCGTATCATAAAGGAGAACGCCGTGTACGAAAAGCGCTCCACTTACAGAAGATGCTGCTGGTACGTGCATCCAGAAGTTCTGGCCCGTCATTCTCAGGAGGCCTTGCCCGTTCCCTGCCAGTGGACCTACCTCACCTCCGGCGCTCAGATCACCCGCGACGAGCACGCCGGCTCACAGGGCAACTCGCCCACCGCGTCCAGCTCCACCACACCCTCCAACAAGAGGAAGAGCGCCAGCAGCCACTCCATCACGAAGTACATGAAGAAATGTGGCGACTCCGAACAG ACTGAGGCCATGGAGACCGATGGCTTCCAAGCGGACACTGAAGATGATGAAGACGATGATTGTATCATCATCGGGGAACAATCTG GATCCTCTGAACAGGATGCCAACACATCCTTGCAACAAACCGAGAGAGAAACAGAGCCCATGGACACGAATGCATCCGAAACTGCTGCTCTTGCCCTACCCTGCCTCACCCCTGCCACCGCCTGA